Below is a window of Ailuropoda melanoleuca isolate Jingjing unplaced genomic scaffold, ASM200744v2 unplaced-scaffold8310, whole genome shotgun sequence DNA.
CCTTCATTCATCTCAAGTACAGTTTCCCCCCCGGTGGATACGAATGGGAGAGACGACTGTGATATATATGTCTCAAAAACTGCTGTCACAAGGTAGTATTTACCTCCATGGACCTGGATCTTTCTAATAAATACAGAGTAAGCTATATGCACCCcacatgaaaattttttaaatactcttgCTCCAGTGCTCACACTTCCAAGCCTAATGCTCTCTTTTTCTACTCCTCTTACCTGCAAAACTCTTTGAATATGTTCTAATTTCACTGCAACCACTTTATGTCCCCCAGTCCTTCCTCTGTCCCATTCAACTggacttccattcccaccacatACTGTGATCCCTGTATTGCTGAGTCCAATGcacacttcttttaaaatatattaaatgaattattttttatggattATGTAAGTTTATTTACTTACCAGTGTCACAGCATGTCTTTGTAAAGGTGCCAACATCAGCgaatccttttttttctaaatcctttgagattttattgaactgctacagtacatcattagtttttgatgtagtgctccatgattcattgtttgtgtataacacccagtgctccatgcaatatgtgcccttcttagtacccatcactgggctagcccatcccccaccccccaaaaccctcagtttgattcccagagtctatagtctttcatgtttcatttcttaaatgaattatttttaaccttAGTAATCAACCCAGCAAACAAACATACAATCTCTTGGCTCTGGGACAGGCTGGTTAGGCTCTCAGGTAACTTCAGGGAAATATTCTCAGGTTCCATTCTCTCTGATCCATTTCTAAAACACCTGTTGAACTCTCAGACTCACCTAGGTGGGGTCTGTAAGATGAATGTCACCGAGTGGAGTTCTGAATTCCTCTGTAGGTGGTTGATGATGGAGACACAAGCTCTGTTCccagacaggacagcaggaaaGAGTGAAGCATGAGTCCCCCAGCCAGACTTAGGAACCCAAAAGCAGCAACCATGTCCTGTTCTGCACATGGATGCACCATGGTAGGGAATGCAGTGGGGGAGATATTTACAGCTCCCTGTGTCTGGTCATTAGGCGCTGTTTCTATTGTCACTCCCACCTCTGAGCATATTATTTCCCCATGGACCACTGGTCTGCAAATTtccagaaaggaaatttttttccagCCATTTCTCTATTCCCAGGAGACCAGATGAGAAGTCAGATGAatccagtttttcttcttctccatgaTCTTGCCTGGCTTCCAGAGTTCTAACCTACTTCCATCATTATTACAATTTTGAGTTAGTGTTTCGTCCAAATCTAAGACTGAGGGACCCACTTAATCAGGTCCCATCAACCTCCAAAGGTTTGTCTTATGGCACAGAAGAGCTCCTGATATCTCTAGAAAAATACTATTCCCCTCTTCAACAAGAGAGGGGTATGTTAATTTGCTATAAACATATGGATACTGTGCCCTTGTCTTCATGATGCTTTTGACTAACCATCCAGGTGAATCATGCTGGTAATACCAATGAAGAGCTGCCACTTagtgctatattttttaaaagtgtgttattATGAggtatttacattattttatgcCCCATATACTGAGCTGAGAATCCTATGTGgattgtttcatttcatttttacaaaagtcCACTCTGTAAGGTCTGGACAAAAATGAACCTTAATCCAAACATGCAAACGTGGGGCTCAGATGTGAAATGAGCTGTCTCAAGTTATGAGCTGAGGGAGGTATGAGTTTTGACTGGAAATCCACCAAGATATTTCCAGTTCTCATCCTTTAAATTATTAATTCTCAACCAGGGACGATTTTGCCTCCAGTAGACACTTGACAGTTATGGAGAAATCTCTGGTTGTCATAACTAGAGAGGTGCTACTGGCACCTAGTGGCTCGAGGCCAgggatgctctccctctcctacaatgcacaggatggccccaccacaaagaattatctagcaCAAATGTCAGCAGTGGAGAGGTTGAGAAATTATTCTAGACCAGAACTTCTCCAACATTACCATGCATTTGAATCACTTAGAGATCCTGTTCATATTTAGATTCTGATTTGGCAGGATGTGGGTGATCAAATCCTGAGTCTTAACCACTTCAAATGTATGTTAATAATTTGAAAGTAAAGTAATTAAGCTTATGCAAACTAATTatgagaaaacacacaaaagctGATTATTTTACTAATATTGAGAACTTACacaaattattctattttattattaaagggTCTTTATCTCTCTGTACAGCATACCAATACCATTTCCCATCACttaaagaaatgtatatatatacatttggtcttcatccctgtttgtggcacagagcttctaaaacttCAAATTTTCTAAGTGATGAGAGCAATAAAGATGTTGTTTTGTAGGTTAATgtggtgactttgggaaagtaCCTATGGAGAGGGGCTGCTTGACAGCAGAACCAAACATGTGGTTAGAGGTATCGAACTTTAGGTCCCACCTCCTGACTTCTGGgacaggagaggggctggagatggagtcTAATCACCAATGgacaatgatttaatcaattgtgtCCATataatgaagcttccataaaacccaaaagatggttcagagagcttccaggttggtgaacacatggagatggTAGAGTGGCATACCTGGAGAAGGTATGGACGCTCCACACCTTTTCCCCATACCTtaccctatgcatctcttccatctggcatCATCCCTCCCCTGAGGCAGCACAGCTCAGTAGGGAAATACTCAAGAGGCACGCATAAACTTGAGCATGTGCAAGCTCACCTACTGAGTCCATCATGTGACCACCTAAGATCAGACCTGAGATGAGCATGAGGATTCTTGGTAGAGAAGGTCTAGAAACAACTCTCCCTGACTCAAACACTGAACACCACTCTTAATATTCAAATACTAAACACCAGTCTTAATACTTGAAGACTGGTCCACAGACCTAAATTGGTGGCATCAGTATCAACTGGaaacattaatgatttttttattatattatgttaatcaccatacagtacatccccggattccgatgtaaagttcgaNNNNNNNNNNNNNNNNNNNNNNNNNNNNNNNNNNNNNNNNNNNNNNNNNNNNNNNNNNNNNNNNNNNNNNNNNNNNNNNNNNNNNNNNNNNNNNNNNNNNccagctttgtttttccttttcaacagttccttggagattcggggccttttctgtttccatacaaatttaaaatttcaaagaactggactcaattatttttaagtataaatcaCAATACCACAGTTTTAAGTGTAGTGCTGGACGAAGCCTTGATTGGTATTCTGTCACCATGATTCTGGTTCTCAAACTCtggcacagtggttctcaaccagacATGATTTTGCCCCTGGGGATATTTAGACCATGTCTGAAGGGATCTTGCTGAACATTTATAATCCCCAAAACAAATCTTTATCCAGCCCCAAGTGTCAACAGTGGGAAGGTGAAAAATATGATTCTAGACCAGCACTTCTCTATCTTCATTGTGCATACATACCGCCAAAGTTTgtagttaaaatgcaaattctgaatCATTAGGTGTCCAGTGGGCCCAGGgactcagaatttctttttttttaaagattttatttatttatttgacagagagagatacagccagcgagagagggaacacaagcagggggagtgggagaggaagaagcagggtcccagcggagaagcctgatgtggggcttgatcccagaacgccatgatcatgccctgagccaaaggcagacgcttaatgaatcagccacccaggcgccctgggactcagaatttctttacttatttctttatttattttttattatgttcaggtagccactgtatagtatatatcattagtttttgacgtagatttcaatgattcattagttgtgtatggCTCAgtatttctaaccagctcccaggtgcTGGTGATGCTGCAGGTCCTGTTCTGTGGGGCACAGTTTGAGACCAAGGCTCCCTTCCTATGTTAGAATCATGTGTAGGTAACTTTAGGTCTTCTCCACCAGGAATCTTCGGTGtttgtaattttgaaagaaaaggcTTCACATAACTCTATCAGTGTTGATAAATTCTCTGATCAAGTCTTCCATATAAGGGCTATCGGATGACATCAAATAGAGAATGCAGCTAGTAGACAGAATAAGCTTGCTAATCAGTGATCTCAATATAAAAAGATTATGTAGATGGGACTAGTGTAATCACAATGGTCCTCTAAAAGTGGAAGAAGGAGGACAAAGAATTGGAATCTGAGATATTTTCAGACCCTAAACTGCAGGCTCTGAAGATGGAAAAGGGCCAGGAGACAAGAAAGGCAGGAGCCTaagtgcccttcaacagatgactggattaagaagatgtggtccatatatgtaatggaatattactcagccatcaaaaagaacaatttctccacatttgctgcaacatggacaggactggaggagataatgctaagtgaaataagtcaagcagaggaagacaattatcatatggtttcactcatttatggaacataagaagtaggaagatcggtagaagaagaaaggggggattacagaagggggaatgcaccatgagagactatggactctgggaaagaaactgagggcttcagaggggagggggatgggggaatgggttaggctggtgatgggtagtaaggagggcacgtatttcatggtgcactgggtgttatacacaactaatgaatcatggaactttacatcaaaaactagggatgtactttatgatgactaacataatataatataataaaaaattattattaaaaaaagaaataagtcaagcagagaaaaacaattatcatatagtttcactcatacgtgaaacataaggaatagtgcagaggacaataggggaagggagggaaaactgaatgggaagaaatcagagagggagacaaatcatgacagactctggactctgggaaacaaactgagggttagaaAATGGAGGGGTTGGAGCGAGGCGGTAGCCGGGTGATGAtataaaggagggcacatgaGGTGATGAGAACTGGGAGtgatatgcaactaatgaatcattgaacactacatcaaaaactaatgatgtactgtatgttggctaactgaacataataaataaataataaataaataaataaataaataaataaataaaaaacaaaatacaaaactgagaagtaaagggaaaaattaagtaaaagaaaaaaaccaattatgtactatatgttgccttactgaacataataataaaataaaaataaaatcaaaattaaaaaaaaaagaaaggcaggtaGCCACTGAAAAGTGAAATAAGAAAGGGAGTGACTTCTCCTCTGGAGTGTCTAGAAGGATCACAGCCCTGTAGccgtcatttttttttttaagttcacttagccaccatatggtacatcgttatatttgatgtagtgttccatgattcgttagttgaagataacacccagtgctccatgccaatacgtgccctccttactacccatcaccagtctatcccattccctcacctccctcccctctgaagccctcagtttgtttttcaggttTCCTTTCAACATAATAGATGGGATGTAAAAAGTCTCTGTGTCTCTACAtaaatgtgtgtgaatgtgtttatTGAGAGAAAGGTGTATAcaaatgtacacacatacacatagtcACATTCCTAGcctttaatgttttctttggaCTCAACAAAGTGCTTGTacacatttcatttattcctcacaccATCTGTCTGAAGTTAGGGCTCCTTCCCCAACACTAcgtttagaaataaggaaatcgAGTCTCACGTTCATCACATTTTATCAATAACATAACGAAGGAGTTAAAACTCACTGCACACCTTTTTTGAATTCTTCATAAATGGAGTCACgtagaatctttttttaagatttccccTTTTAAAGAAAGTTCGTGAAAATAGTTTAATACAACCAGATTTCTTCATGAACTTTCAGtctaaaacatttttacataagaatcatacaaaaaaattatgttttttaaaaagccacctcAGTCCCAGAAAAGAGTAATGAAGGATTTTGAACCCAGTTTACTGTTTAAAGGATGCTCTTCCCTTGTGTCCACTCCCAAGCACAATTCTCACCTTTAGAGCCAGTTTTGCTTAAATGCTTCACCACATCAACCCAGTTCCATCCTTGGGGAAGTTCTCCTTTGTGATCTGTTTTCTCTGCCGGCTTACATTTCTGGGTctttgaaacttgttttgtttcttgtttttttgttttgctttgttttgtcttttttccttactCAATGGGGCTATATTAGGAGTTTCAAAGGAAATGATACTGCTTACGGTTGTAGTAGCATTCAAAGGATGGTGATTCTCCAGGAACAGCTTGTTACTCTCCTTGGCATATTCAGGAGACCTACATGACGTGTAGGTCCTCGGGTCACGAGATGAGATTACCTCCCACTGCTTCCCCTAACTTGACGAATATGCTCTGCTTTACAGCTGATGAAACCAGtgtcattacaaaaaaaaaaaaaaaaaagctttcacagATATGATTGGAAGTGTTTGGGGATATGCTCCTGTCCAAAAAATCTCTATTAAGAAGGCTCTAGGATCACCACTTTCACCTCTGATGTATTGAAAGGAAATTGGACTTAATTTCCAGGATCTTTCTTCTCCTGCATAAACAGAAGGTCATGTTTCCAGTTCCATTTCCTGGTCCTCTTTGGCACTTGCCAAGTGGGTCATGGGACCCCTCCCAGGAGGGCGTCTGcagtaaggaaaaagggagagcaGTGGCCCAGAGGCCAGGGTTTCCCCCTTCTGCATCGTCTGCTGTAGGAGGTCCGTCCCTCCTACTGGAGATGAGGGTCCCATGTGTCCCCCTATAGTCTTAATTTTTGTATGCCTCCCATAATTCAGCATTGtatactttatttgttttttaagatttatttatttatttgagagggagagagtgtgagagcagggggagggacagaaagagggggagagaaatcCCCAAGCTGAGTCCCACCCAGCTCAGCACAAGCCTGACAaggagctctgtcccaggaccccgagatcatgactgaagccaaaatcaagactcggatgctcaaccaactgagcgaGGTGCCCCATCAAATTGTATGTTTAAATGTGTGCATCTTGTTGTATGCAATTACACTTCAATGAATCATATTTGTAGGGAGACATGGATGTTTCCAGGCAGTAGCAGGAAGATGAAACAGAAAGCATAATATGGCTTTGCTTCCAattgtgtgttgttgttttttttttcattagagcAGAACAACTCATGATTGTTTTctgggaaagcaaaagaaaacctcCTCGGTATGATATATTTCCTTTCAGAAGAAATTACTCTTAACAAATCTATAGAATCTCATGGGATTAATGGGAATTTccaatattttgtgttttttaaaagattttgtttgtttatttatttatttatttatcagagggggagagagagagcacaaccagagggagcggcaggcagagggagagcgaggagcagttttcccactgagcaaggaacctgaagcgggcttaatcccaggactctgggatcatgacctgagaaaaaagcagatgcttaactgactgaactacccaggcaccccaagagaatTTCCAATATTTTGTCCAAAATTGGGAATCAATTTAGGAGATCAAGAAAACAGGAGAGCAAGGACAACGCTGAGATACCAGAGAGCAGAAAGGTTAATACAGATGGTTACTCAAATTGGGCAGAGAAGTTGATGTCACAGGAAGGGATATTCCaggaaattaagagaaagagTAAATTCTGAGTCCATAATCTGATCAAAGAATTACCATTGCTGGCCCTCAGGCTTTGCATCCTGCTATCACTTGCATTTTTTCAGCCCCAGGACAATGGCCTTTTGATAGTTTCTTTTGGAAAGAATCTTTTCAGAGCCctctttatgtctttatttctcagactgtagatgaaggggttcaacatgggtgtgaccaccgtgtacatcaccgaggccactgcacttgcgtgggagctctggggagcagcagagctcaGGTACACTCCTAGGCTCGTACagtaaaataaggagacaactgagaggtgagatgcgcaggtggaaaatgctttatacttgccctgagTTGATGATATTCCAAGAATGGTGGAAACAATCTTAGAGTAAGTGTAAAGGATCCCAGCAAGGGGACCACCACCCAGCAGCCCAGCTCCAAAATACATCACCATATGATTAAGAAATGTGTCAGAACAGGCAAGTTGGACCAACTGtttaatttcacagaaaaagtgggggatttccAAGACTGTGCAGAAGGACACCCGCAACACCATTAAGCACTGTAACAAGGAGTGCAGGACACTCATGATCCAGGACATCAGAACCAGTAGTCTGCAGAGCTGGGGATTCATGATAaccgtgtagtgcagggggtgacagatggccaaaaatcggtcataggccatcacggTCAGGATGTAGTTGTCCAATCCTGCAAAGAGTAGGAAAAAATACATCTGGGTGATGCAGCCTGCATAGGTAatggcttttctctctgtctgtatattcaacagcatcttggggacggtggtggaggtgaagcagatgtctacaaaggacaggttggccaggaagaagtacatgggggtgtggaggtgggagtcagagctgacggccaggatgaggagcaggtttccaaacacagtgatcaggtacatggagaggaataGCCCGGATAtgaggggctgcagttctggttcctctgaaaatcccagaagaagaaactctgaaaCTCCTGTAAGGTTCCCTGGGTCCATGGGTTGGAGGTAACTACCaggatatagaaaaataaatgactaatcTCACACAAGCAAGTGATTTTGTAACCTAACATATGTGCTACCACTTATATTTTAGAGTgaagacatttatttaaatatgtgtgtgtggtcTCATCCCCATTAGGGCATCCCTAGCACCAAATCACATCAGGAATTCTGTAATCAGTCTGTTCCTCAGCATAATGTAGACTCTTGattctttgagaatatttttcacTCCTTTAAGGGATGGATACTgagtgttccaggcactgtttgTAGCAATGAATATAGGGTGCTGATAAACAATGTCCTTATAATCCTATGATGGAagagaatataaacaaatactaataataaaataacatgtcAGATGGTGACAGAAGCTGTGAAGACGGGGAAAGCAGGTATAAAGGAGAGAAGTGATGGGgtgttattttttaactggatgtCCACAAGACTTGCAAAGAAGGTGACATGTGAACAGGACCTCGAGGGAGATAGGAAGGGAGATTGAGGTTATCTCAGGAAGTGTACACCCAGCAGGGGTAACAGCCAATGTCAAGGCCCTGAGGAAGCTGTTTGAGTCAGAAAATCAAGGctcaaaagaaaaccagggcATCAAGGGGAAGGAGATGAAGGAAACAGATGAGAGGTGGTGGCAGTGCGTACTGAGGAACGAAGCAGCCACCCTGCTATGGCTGAAACTTCAAGACACAGGAATCCCTCACTTTATTAATTTTGcaagaatttcttaattttgttataaGATGTCCCATGAGTCAAAATGCACACCCCGTTAGTAACTTCTGTTGATTGAGTTCTGGCCTCCGTCAATAAGAGTAACTTTGGAATATGTGAGCCCTGGTACCCCTGCTCTGAGGACTGCCCTCAgttcataacacacacacatgcacacacacacacacacacacacacacacacacacacacacacaccatgaccCTCTGTGGCCCCCTGGGCTACTGACTGCCTTGTCTTTTTCACCCCCAGGCACACTAGTTAGGCCAGCAGTGGATACACATCAAGCTCACcagatctcattttctttctcctaaagAATGCAGAAGTGGTACCCAGAAATTCCTATGGGCAATAAACTTGGGGATGCCTATCGATATGCTCATTTTCTGATGTCAATTTAAAGGAACATGGGCAGTCTGTATagtaaagacagagagaggagagaggaatgacACGGAcatgagaggaaaaagagatcCAATAGTGCAGGAGGCCCTCAAGAGAACaaccaggaggaagaaaaagtgtCTTTGGTTCTAGTGACATTCCTGCTCTCCTTAGATCCCCTTGATGCCTGACAAAAATAATAAGGgagcaaaaagatgaaaatagtgATATTTTCATGATGTGAAACATGCTATAGATGGGATGCTCtgagaggaaaatgaacaaaaggtaTAAACCAACACTTCACAGCAGGAAATATACAAAGTAGAACAGCAGATGGTCTGTTTTAATATCAAGGAGCAGAAGGCTTACTTTCCTGGTGGCCGATCCATATTTATTTGGCCAATTGCTGTTTATTTGGCTTGTTGAGGGGTGAGGCAGGGAAGCAAGTCCCTTCGTCACTTGTCTTATGTGACATCTTTTCTTTGTTATTCCTGTCCTTTGGATTTTGATGTTTTCAACAAATCCAATGGACACTCTCTAGTCCTGGTCCCCATCTTCACCCCAGATCCTGCTCTATATGTCCTGCACCTGCCATAATAATCCATCCTTACTCAAGATAGCTTCTCCACGTGATTTTTCCATGAGGACattatgtcacacacacacatttcttttattGCCCTCTGCCTTTGCCAATATGTGCAGGACCAAGTGAGCAGACACTTGATGCTCATTCTTCCTTGTTCCCTTTGTATTTCCCAAGTTATGGGAGTATATGTGCCTTTATGTAAACACACATTGAAGAAAGCAAAGACCTATAGAATAAGAAGGATGGCAAAGGTGATGAAACTTGTTAACTTGGGTCACTTTACCCAACTGtattaaacaaaaccaaaaggaacATCAAAAACgtgttgtgatgagaactgggtgttatacgcaagtaatgaatcattgaacacttcatcaaaaactaatgatgtactatatgttggctactgaacataattttaaaaatttaaaaaatgaactgaacATGATAGACAACACACTCATTGAATAGTATCAACATCAATTAGTAGTTAATTTAGTGAAGACCTTGACATAAGagaatatattgtaaaatgtatCTAGAACTTTCTGGCACACAGCAAAtgttctgtaattattttctgaaagagtcaGGAATTAGGTCACAGTAGACACGGACATTTAACATATGGGGAGGTTGTACTTCAACTGGAACAGACTGGATTGTTGAATAAAAGTTTGCACAAATGGCTATCTGTCTGGAAGGAAATGAAGTGGTTTCTGATCTTATGCACCATTAAGAAAATCAGAGGGATTCTCAGTGACCTTAGGTAGAAGACTTGGCTTCTGTTCCCGCTGATCCTCTCCTGCAGTGCCTGCTGGGCTCTTAACTCACCTGCATGAGCACTCAGAGAGCAAGCTTTCTCTTTGCAAGTCACAATTCCTCTCTGGAGAGTTGATGATGGAGATCAAACTGTGTCTGCAGGCAAGACAGCACGAAGGCATCAAGCATCGGTCTCCCAGCAGGATGTAGGACTCTGAAAGCAACAACAATGTTCTGTCCAACCAAAATGCCCACACTGAGGTTCTgtagcagaagaaatatttacagCTCTCCACCTCTGCTCATTAGGCACATTTCTCTCTTGGTGCTCCTACCTTTAAGTACATGATTTCTCCTGGGGATACTGGTCTGGACAGAATGGAGTTATTTCTGGAGGAGTCTCTGTTCCTAGGAGACCACTTTGTATGCCAGGTGAATTCAGTTTTTGTTACCTTTTCTCCAGTAATTATCCCTTTTCCAGAGGTCTAAACCTCCCAGCACTTAATCACAACACTGACTTCAAGTTTTCTCAAAAGTCTAATACTGAAGAATTCACCTGACTATTTCCCTTGGGTCTTCAAAGCATTGAAATTATGGTGGGAACACAATCCCTGGTATCTTTAGAAAAttactatttcctttttcaagaaaGGGGAGAGACTTGTTCCTTTATTCTAAAATCTTGGTTACTGCACTCCTTGGCTTCA
It encodes the following:
- the LOC100468793 gene encoding olfactory receptor-like protein OLF4; the protein is MDPGNLTGVSEFLLLGFSEEPELQPLISGLFLSMYLITVFGNLLLILAVSSDSHLHTPMYFFLANLSFVDICFTSTTVPKMLLNIQTERKAITYAGCITQMYFFLLFAGLDNYILTVMAYDRFLAICHPLHYTVIMNPQLCRLLVLMSWIMSVLHSLLQCLMVLRVSFCTVLEIPHFFCEIKQLVQLACSDTFLNHMVMYFGAGLLGGGPLAGILYTYSKIVSTILGISSTQGKYKAFSTCASHLSVVSLFYCTSLGVYLSSAAPQSSHASAVASVMYTVVTPMLNPFIYSLRNKDIKRALKRFFPKETIKRPLSWG